A single region of the Pseudomonas sp. VD-NE ins genome encodes:
- a CDS encoding autotransporter-associated beta strand repeat-containing protein, giving the protein MEARFGVALVSRFSPLSLAVHLSVAGLLFGGVSAPALATCSTAGSTVTCTGVPSLPLFLNNFSSATSGLTVNVNSGAQMNATLGGHVMDLTGVNISLNNSGTIDPALLGLVSVLSGGAFIGTGATSTVSVLNNASGIIRGTGMLLGLNLTSIDGLALSVNNAATGTTSITNNGTITSTGLSIGGITLADTPVIGVYGGSQVNMTNSSTGVINGRIAFETSAAGNTFTNAGAITGGVSMGAASTNTFTAVTGSSVNVGDGVQISVGLGGLIGINLTFAPTGTVDGGAGGTNSLILQNPAGVGGGTTGVGTASSATYINFNNLTLNSGTWTLQGPLVSGATTLNGGVAQFNNNATFGSGVLTSNGGTLQASNAGLNISNLISLGAGGVTVQGTNATTLSGVISGSGGLTKVGSGQLSLSAANTYLGNTTLNGGTVQVSNNQAFSTGSLNVTGATTLSAPGTISLANAISLGGTLTAGGTGALTLGGLISGSSGLTKTGTGSLTVSGANTGFTGTTTLSAGSLLVTNNNSLGSGALNTAAGTSLDSTANVTLANNIGMTGALNVLGSNALTLGGVLSGTGGITKSGSASLTLTGNNTNSGNTLLNAGSLLVGSNTALGTGALNAAAGTTLDATTAVTLANAVALAGGLTVGGTQALGLSGVVSGAGNLIKNGTANLSLSGNNTFSGGTALNAGTLIVGSNTALGTGALTTAAGTTLDASTAVALTNAVSLGGNLNVGGSANLTLGGIVSGSGGLTKNGAANLILNGANTFLGAVALNAGTITAGANAALGSGNITVGGVATLDSNAAVTLNNAVILNNSLGIGGSNALTLGGVISGASQLVKNGAANLTLSGVNTYSGGTTLNAGSLTVGNGAALGTGALSVEGAGTLNSSSAVTLNNNVILNANLTAGGANALTLGGVISGGNGLIKTGASSLTLNGNNTYTGTTALNAGSLIVGSSTALGTGTLNASNGTTLDASTAATLANNVNLGGTLTLGGTNALTLGGVVAGIGGLTKNGAADLTLNGANTYFGNTALNTGKLIVGSNTALGSGTLNAAANTTLDANTAVSLNNAVALAGALNIGGTANMTLTGLVSGAGSLVKDGAANLILNAANNYIGGTTLNAGTLTVGNSSALGSGALTVAGAATLDSNSPLVSLNNAVALNAALSVGGTQNLTLGGVTSGTGQLIKDGAANLTLNGNNTFSGGTTLNAGTLTLGNANGLGSGALVVGGAATLDNSASFGIGNAITLNAGLTVAGNNDLSLNGIIDGAGSLTKNGLSDLTLAGNNTFTGALNIVSGSVTTLNTNALGSTSGVNISAGAGLNLGSDASLGALTGSGSVQLTGSNSLTVGGGNVTSTFDGDLSGSGGLVKVGTGTLNLTGINGITGNTAIDGGTVDLSGSLASAQVNVNTGGTLTGTGSALGAVNINNGGHLALSSGNTLSAGALTLGAGSNVDVALGTPSTASLMNVGGNLTLDGNLNVTDAGGFGVGVYRLFNYTGALTNLGLDVASVPVGYGLGDLLVQTGVANQINIQVSAPNSNIRYWDGSQTIANGVVDGGSGTWNAVGTNWTDANGLVNQPWAGDFAVFQGTAGTVTVNGTQAFTGMQFLTDGYNVVNGAAGQLTAVNGTGGTTSLRVDPGVTATINANIDGSGILNKLDAGTLVLGGANTYTGGTQLDGGKIIVGSNTALGTGTLTANAGTQLDSNAAVTLANAATLNGNLTVVGSNALILNGVIGGTGGLIKTGTANLTLGGNNAFLGPVALNAGGLILASNAALGSGTLNAAGGTTLDASTAVSVNNAVNLAGNLGIGGTADLTLAGTVNGAGSLSKNGAANLTLSGNNNFLGGTTLNAGTLTAGSNSALGLGNLTVAGASALDSNSALSLGNNVVLNANLSNTGSNNLTLAGVVSGAGGLIKNGASNLTLNGINTYSGGTTLNAGTLTLGTGASLGSGALTVAGASTLDNSAPLVLANNLNVNANLALAGNNNLTLGGVIAGAGTLSKNGLADVTLSGNNTFSGTFDVASGSLTTLSGAALGNNATVNLASGAALNLGASGSLASLTGSGTALIGTGNTLSLGGNNVSSTFAGILSGDGSLSKIGTGTLTLSGISDMTGDTNVNAGTLQVNGSLASGNVLVNNGGTLGGSGTLTGAVTVADGGHLAGVTGSTLSVSSLVFNGNSSFDVGLGTPVSGGGNALVSVGGNLTLDGTLNVSDIGGFGSGVYRLIDYTGGLTDNGMLFGTLPGSVSPGDLTLQTALANQINLLVTAPGVTVQFWDGNQLVANGSVEGGSGTWGTGTTNWTDVNGTTNQAWTNNFAVFQGAAGTVTVNGAQTLTGMQFVTDGYNLVNGTAGSLNLVNGSLGNATVRVDPNATATLGVALNGSGTLGKYDTGTLVLNAANGYTGGTALNGGKIVVGNNAALGTGVLTAADGTALDSNSAVTLGNDVVVNGGLTVAGSNALTLGGVVSGSGSLIKAGASSLTLNGSNTYSGGTQLAGGTLVLGNNSAISSGALNVTGNGTLDSSSALQLANAVNLGAQLTLAGNQNTTLIGAVTGSGSLVKNGAGDLVLSGANIYSGGTTLNGGTTRGDTSSLQGAIVNNATLTFEQNADGSYTGNLTGAGTLNKTGTGELLLTGNNTFTGNTSVQAGNLIVNGVLNSANVNVASGASIGGGGQLGGAVQLADGATLAGGGTATPLSVGSLALSSGTNLDFSLGSAASSTTVVNVAGNLTLDGTLNISNAGGFGTGVYQLFSYGGNLTDNGLAYGSLPVSAANLTLQTAIANQINLLVQGTPGEVQFWNGGTTNPDGSIGGGSGVWGPGTNWTDPSGTQALASNGQFAVFGGQAGTVTVQGNQNFTGLQFLSGGYSLVPGAGGTLTPVNGADGSLAPVRVNAGGSAEISVPLVGTGGIEKLDSGTLVLSGANTYSGGTTVSGGTLIGNTTSLQGNILDNATLVFQQNANGQFNGVLSGLGAMAKRGAGTLLLTGDNPFSGTVSVDQGVLQVGSRAARASLGAQVTVANGAGLSGNGSVGSVVNHGVVASGAEAGTLSVAGNLTNASDGVLALTVSSPTATPLAVGGTATLGGGLQVNSLAPFTGNTTYSLITAGGGVIGTFSAADLPQYAFLNSALVYDASAVNLVVSRNGNSFADVAATDNQFRTATALSNNGPAGAALQNEIVNLSVAGARNAFDSLSGEIHASTASAILEDSRYVRDAVNDRMRQPSCSEADDPRRALAPSDNQLSSNGCHGEMVGWARALGAWGESDGDSNAAKLDRNLSGFMLGTDKQLDDQWRVGMAAGYTRSDLDAHDRRSDATVESYHLAAYLNSQFDALAVRLGAAYSWHDIETKRNVSVGSYNDRLKANYDARIAQVFGEVGYAIDAGGIALEPFAGLAYVNYDTDKAKEKGGVGRLEADADQDITFSTLGVRAGKVITLANGGQFTPRAAIGWRHAFGDTKPDADLTFIDGGASFSTQGVPIAKDSAIVEAGVDFQISPTGKLGVGYSGQLSNDSNDHAMTISFSLGF; this is encoded by the coding sequence CGTCGGTCTAGGCGGATTGATCGGCATCAACCTGACCTTCGCCCCGACCGGTACGGTGGATGGCGGGGCGGGCGGCACCAACAGCCTGATCCTGCAAAACCCGGCTGGCGTCGGCGGCGGCACTACCGGTGTCGGCACCGCATCCAGCGCCACCTACATCAACTTCAACAACCTGACCCTCAACAGCGGCACCTGGACCTTGCAGGGGCCATTGGTCAGCGGCGCGACCACGCTCAACGGCGGTGTCGCCCAGTTCAACAACAACGCCACGTTCGGCAGCGGTGTGCTCACTTCCAACGGCGGGACTCTGCAAGCCAGCAATGCCGGGTTGAACATCAGCAATCTGATTTCCCTCGGCGCTGGTGGCGTGACGGTGCAAGGCACCAACGCGACCACCCTGAGCGGGGTGATTTCCGGTAGTGGCGGTCTGACCAAAGTCGGTTCCGGGCAATTGAGCCTTAGCGCCGCCAACACCTACCTGGGCAACACCACGCTCAATGGCGGCACGGTGCAGGTCAGCAACAATCAGGCCTTCAGCACCGGCAGCCTCAACGTCACCGGCGCTACAACATTGAGCGCACCGGGCACGATCAGCCTGGCCAACGCCATCAGCCTCGGCGGCACCTTGACGGCCGGCGGCACTGGCGCACTGACCCTCGGCGGTTTGATCAGCGGCAGCAGCGGCCTGACCAAAACCGGTACTGGCAGCCTGACCGTCAGCGGCGCCAACACCGGGTTCACCGGCACCACCACTTTGAGCGCCGGCAGCCTGCTGGTGACCAATAACAACTCGCTCGGCAGCGGCGCGCTGAACACGGCCGCCGGTACCAGTCTGGACAGCACCGCCAACGTCACGCTGGCCAATAACATTGGCATGACCGGCGCGCTCAACGTGCTCGGCAGCAATGCGCTGACCCTTGGTGGTGTGTTGTCCGGAACCGGCGGGATTACCAAATCCGGCAGTGCCAGCCTGACGTTGACCGGCAACAACACCAACAGTGGCAACACGCTGCTCAATGCCGGCAGCCTGTTGGTCGGCAGCAACACCGCGCTGGGTACTGGCGCGCTGAATGCGGCAGCAGGCACCACGCTGGATGCAACCACGGCGGTGACCCTCGCCAACGCCGTCGCGCTGGCAGGAGGACTGACCGTTGGTGGGACGCAGGCATTGGGCCTGAGTGGCGTCGTCAGTGGCGCCGGCAATCTGATCAAGAACGGCACTGCGAACCTCAGTCTCAGCGGCAACAACACCTTCTCCGGCGGCACCGCGCTGAATGCCGGCACGCTGATTGTCGGTTCCAACACCGCGCTGGGCACCGGTGCACTGACCACGGCGGCGGGCACCACCCTCGACGCCAGCACGGCAGTGGCACTGACCAACGCGGTGTCGCTCGGCGGTAACCTCAACGTCGGCGGCAGCGCCAACCTGACCCTCGGCGGCATCGTCAGCGGCAGCGGCGGGCTGACCAAAAACGGCGCGGCCAACCTGATTCTCAATGGCGCCAACACCTTCCTCGGTGCGGTCGCGTTGAACGCGGGCACGATCACGGCGGGTGCCAACGCGGCGCTCGGCAGCGGCAATATCACCGTCGGCGGCGTGGCCACCCTCGACAGCAATGCGGCGGTGACGCTGAACAACGCGGTCATTCTCAACAACAGCCTGGGCATTGGCGGCAGCAACGCGCTGACCCTCGGCGGGGTGATCAGCGGCGCCAGCCAACTGGTAAAAAACGGCGCAGCCAATCTCACACTCAGCGGCGTCAACACCTACAGCGGCGGCACCACGCTGAATGCCGGCAGCCTGACGGTCGGCAACGGCGCAGCACTGGGCACCGGCGCGTTGTCGGTGGAAGGTGCGGGCACGCTCAACAGCAGTTCGGCCGTGACCCTGAACAACAATGTGATTCTCAACGCCAACCTCACCGCCGGCGGCGCCAACGCATTGACCCTTGGCGGGGTGATCAGTGGCGGCAACGGTTTGATCAAGACCGGCGCATCGAGCCTGACCCTCAACGGCAATAACACCTACACCGGCACCACGGCGCTGAATGCCGGTTCGCTGATTGTCGGTTCCAGCACCGCCCTCGGCACCGGCACACTCAACGCCTCGAACGGTACCACCCTCGATGCCAGCACTGCGGCAACGCTGGCCAATAACGTCAACCTCGGCGGCACCCTGACCTTGGGCGGCACCAATGCGCTGACCCTCGGCGGCGTGGTCGCCGGTATCGGTGGGCTGACCAAGAACGGCGCTGCCGACCTGACCCTCAATGGCGCTAACACTTATTTTGGCAACACCGCGTTGAACACCGGCAAACTGATTGTCGGCAGCAACACCGCGCTGGGTTCCGGTACGTTGAACGCGGCCGCCAACACCACGCTGGACGCCAACACCGCCGTCAGCCTGAACAATGCCGTGGCACTCGCCGGTGCCTTGAACATCGGCGGCACGGCGAATATGACCCTGACCGGTCTGGTCAGCGGCGCCGGCAGTCTGGTGAAAGACGGCGCGGCCAATCTGATTCTCAACGCGGCCAACAACTACATCGGTGGCACCACGCTGAACGCCGGCACCCTGACCGTCGGCAACAGCTCGGCACTGGGTTCCGGGGCGCTGACCGTCGCTGGCGCCGCAACGCTGGACAGTAATTCGCCGTTGGTCAGCCTCAACAACGCCGTCGCCCTGAATGCGGCGCTGAGCGTTGGCGGCACGCAGAACCTCACCCTCGGCGGCGTCACCAGCGGCACAGGCCAGTTGATCAAGGATGGCGCTGCCAACCTGACGCTTAACGGCAACAACACCTTCAGCGGCGGCACCACGCTCAACGCCGGCACGCTGACCCTGGGCAATGCCAACGGCCTGGGCAGCGGCGCATTGGTCGTCGGTGGCGCGGCAACGCTGGATAACAGCGCTTCGTTCGGCATCGGCAACGCGATTACGCTGAATGCCGGACTGACCGTTGCCGGCAACAACGATTTGAGCTTGAACGGCATCATTGACGGTGCCGGCAGCCTGACCAAAAACGGTTTGTCGGACCTGACTCTGGCCGGCAACAACACCTTCACCGGTGCGCTGAATATCGTGTCCGGCAGCGTCACCACACTCAACACCAATGCGCTGGGCAGCACTTCCGGGGTCAACATCAGCGCCGGCGCCGGGCTGAATCTGGGCAGCGACGCCAGCCTCGGCGCGCTGACCGGCAGCGGCAGTGTGCAACTGACCGGCAGCAATTCCCTGACCGTCGGCGGCGGCAACGTCACCAGTACGTTTGACGGCGATCTCAGCGGCAGCGGCGGCCTGGTCAAAGTCGGCACCGGCACTTTGAACCTCACTGGCATCAACGGCATTACAGGCAATACCGCGATCGATGGCGGTACCGTCGATCTCAGCGGTTCGCTGGCCAGTGCACAGGTCAACGTCAATACCGGTGGCACGCTGACCGGTACCGGCTCGGCGCTCGGCGCGGTCAACATCAACAACGGTGGGCACCTAGCGTTGTCGTCGGGCAACACCTTGTCGGCGGGTGCTCTGACTCTCGGCGCTGGCAGCAACGTTGATGTGGCATTGGGCACACCGTCGACCGCGTCGCTGATGAATGTCGGCGGCAACCTCACCCTCGACGGCAATCTCAACGTTACTGATGCCGGCGGGTTTGGCGTCGGCGTGTATCGCCTGTTCAACTACACCGGCGCCCTGACCAATCTCGGTCTGGACGTGGCCAGCGTGCCGGTCGGCTACGGGCTCGGCGATCTGCTGGTGCAAACCGGCGTGGCCAATCAGATCAACATTCAAGTCTCCGCGCCGAACAGCAACATCCGTTACTGGGACGGCAGCCAGACCATCGCCAACGGTGTGGTCGATGGCGGCAGCGGCACGTGGAATGCGGTCGGCACCAACTGGACCGATGCCAACGGTTTGGTCAACCAACCGTGGGCCGGCGACTTCGCGGTGTTCCAGGGCACCGCCGGCACGGTGACGGTGAACGGCACGCAGGCGTTCACTGGCATGCAGTTCCTCACCGACGGCTACAACGTGGTCAACGGTGCAGCGGGGCAACTCACAGCGGTTAACGGCACCGGCGGCACCACTTCGTTGCGCGTCGATCCGGGCGTGACCGCGACGATTAATGCCAATATCGATGGCAGCGGCATCCTTAATAAACTCGACGCCGGCACTCTGGTGCTCGGTGGTGCCAACACCTATACCGGCGGCACGCAACTGGACGGCGGCAAGATCATCGTCGGCAGCAACACCGCACTCGGCACCGGTACGTTGACGGCGAATGCCGGTACGCAACTGGACAGTAACGCGGCGGTGACACTGGCCAACGCGGCGACGCTCAACGGTAACCTCACCGTGGTCGGCAGCAATGCACTGATTCTCAACGGCGTGATTGGCGGCACCGGTGGCCTGATCAAAACCGGCACGGCGAACCTGACCCTCGGCGGCAACAACGCCTTCCTTGGCCCGGTAGCCTTGAATGCCGGCGGACTGATTCTGGCGTCGAATGCGGCGCTGGGCTCCGGCACGTTGAACGCGGCGGGCGGCACCACACTGGATGCGAGCACGGCGGTTTCGGTAAACAATGCGGTCAACCTGGCCGGCAATCTCGGCATCGGTGGCACGGCGGATCTGACCCTTGCCGGCACGGTCAACGGCGCCGGCAGCCTGAGCAAAAACGGCGCCGCCAACCTGACCCTCAGCGGCAATAACAACTTCCTCGGCGGCACCACCCTGAACGCGGGCACGCTGACCGCTGGCAGCAACTCGGCGCTGGGCCTGGGCAACCTCACCGTAGCCGGCGCCTCGGCGCTGGACAGCAACAGCGCGCTGAGCCTGGGCAACAACGTCGTGCTCAACGCCAATCTGAGCAACACCGGCAGCAACAACCTGACCCTCGCGGGCGTCGTCAGCGGCGCGGGCGGCTTGATTAAAAACGGCGCGTCGAACCTGACCCTCAATGGCATCAATACTTACTCCGGCGGTACCACGCTGAATGCCGGCACGCTGACCCTTGGTACGGGCGCGTCTCTGGGCAGCGGCGCGCTGACGGTGGCCGGCGCTTCGACCCTCGACAACTCCGCGCCACTGGTGCTGGCCAACAACCTCAACGTCAACGCCAATCTGGCTCTGGCCGGTAACAACAACCTGACCCTTGGCGGTGTGATTGCCGGCGCCGGCACGTTGAGCAAAAACGGTCTGGCCGACGTGACACTGAGCGGCAACAACACCTTCAGCGGCACCTTCGATGTGGCGTCCGGCAGCCTGACCACGCTGAGTGGCGCGGCGCTGGGCAACAACGCCACGGTCAATCTCGCGAGCGGCGCGGCGTTGAATCTCGGTGCATCGGGCAGCCTTGCCAGCCTGACAGGCAGCGGCACTGCGCTGATCGGCACCGGCAATACGCTGAGCCTCGGCGGCAACAACGTCAGCAGCACCTTCGCTGGCATTCTCAGCGGCGACGGCAGCCTGAGCAAAATCGGCACCGGCACCCTGACCCTCAGCGGCATCAGCGACATGACCGGTGATACCAACGTCAATGCCGGTACGCTGCAGGTCAACGGTTCGCTGGCCAGCGGCAATGTGCTGGTCAACAACGGTGGCACCCTCGGCGGCAGCGGCACCCTGACCGGTGCCGTGACGGTGGCCGATGGCGGTCATCTGGCGGGCGTCACCGGCAGTACGCTGAGCGTGAGTTCGCTGGTGTTCAACGGCAACTCCAGCTTCGACGTCGGCCTCGGTACACCGGTGTCCGGTGGCGGCAATGCGTTGGTCAGCGTTGGCGGCAACCTGACCCTCGACGGCACTCTCAACGTCAGTGATATCGGTGGTTTCGGCAGCGGCGTCTATCGTCTGATCGACTACACCGGCGGCCTGACCGACAACGGCATGCTCTTCGGCACACTGCCAGGCAGCGTCAGCCCGGGCGATCTGACCCTGCAAACCGCACTGGCCAATCAGATCAACCTGCTGGTCACCGCACCGGGCGTCACCGTGCAGTTCTGGGACGGCAACCAACTGGTGGCCAACGGTTCGGTCGAAGGCGGCAGCGGCACCTGGGGCACCGGCACCACCAACTGGACCGACGTCAACGGCACCACCAACCAGGCCTGGACCAATAATTTCGCGGTGTTCCAGGGCGCGGCCGGCACGGTCACCGTCAACGGCGCACAAACCCTCACTGGCATGCAGTTCGTCACTGACGGCTACAACCTGGTGAACGGCACGGCGGGCTCGCTGAATCTGGTCAACGGTTCGCTGGGCAATGCCACGGTGCGGGTTGACCCGAACGCCACGGCAACCCTCGGTGTGGCGCTCAATGGCAGCGGAACGCTGGGCAAATACGACACCGGTACGCTGGTGCTCAACGCGGCCAACGGCTACACCGGCGGCACCGCACTCAACGGCGGCAAGATTGTGGTCGGCAACAACGCGGCGCTCGGCACCGGTGTGTTGACCGCAGCTGACGGCACCGCGCTGGACAGCAACAGCGCCGTTACGCTGGGCAACGACGTGGTCGTCAACGGTGGCTTGACCGTTGCCGGCTCCAATGCCTTGACCCTCGGCGGTGTAGTCAGCGGCAGTGGCAGCCTGATCAAGGCCGGTGCATCGAGCCTGACCCTCAACGGCAGCAACACGTACAGCGGCGGCACTCAACTCGCCGGCGGTACGCTGGTCCTCGGCAACAACAGTGCGATCAGCAGCGGCGCGCTCAACGTCACCGGCAATGGCACCCTCGACAGCAGCTCGGCGCTGCAACTGGCCAACGCCGTCAACCTTGGCGCGCAACTGACCCTCGCCGGCAATCAGAACACCACGCTGATCGGTGCTGTGACCGGCTCCGGCAGTCTGGTGAAAAACGGTGCCGGCGATCTCGTCCTCAGTGGCGCCAACATCTACAGCGGCGGCACCACGCTGAACGGCGGCACGACGCGCGGTGACACCAGCAGCCTGCAAGGTGCGATCGTCAACAACGCGACGCTGACCTTCGAGCAAAACGCCGATGGCAGTTACACCGGCAATCTCACCGGCGCCGGTACGCTGAACAAAACCGGTACGGGTGAGTTGCTGCTGACTGGCAACAACACCTTCACCGGCAACACCTCGGTGCAGGCCGGCAACCTGATCGTCAACGGTGTGCTCAACAGCGCCAACGTCAACGTTGCCAGCGGCGCGAGCATCGGCGGTGGCGGTCAGCTCGGTGGCGCTGTGCAACTGGCCGACGGTGCGACGCTGGCCGGTGGCGGCACCGCGACGCCGTTGTCGGTCGGTTCGCTGGCACTGTCCTCGGGGACCAATCTGGACTTCAGTCTCGGCTCGGCGGCCAGTTCGACCACCGTGGTCAATGTCGCCGGTAACCTGACCCTCGACGGTACGTTGAACATCAGCAATGCCGGCGGTTTCGGCACCGGCGTCTATCAACTGTTCAGCTACGGCGGCAACCTGACCGACAACGGTCTGGCGTATGGCAGCCTGCCGGTGTCGGCGGCCAATCTGACGCTGCAAACCGCGATTGCCAATCAGATCAACCTGCTGGTGCAAGGCACGCCGGGTGAGGTGCAGTTCTGGAACGGTGGCACTACCAATCCGGACGGCAGCATCGGTGGTGGCAGTGGTGTATGGGGCCCAGGCACCAACTGGACCGATCCGAGCGGTACTCAAGCCTTGGCGTCAAATGGTCAGTTCGCCGTGTTCGGCGGTCAGGCGGGTACCGTTACCGTGCAGGGCAATCAGAACTTCACCGGTCTGCAATTCCTCTCCGGCGGCTACAGCCTGGTTCCGGGGGCTGGCGGCACGTTGACGCCGGTCAATGGCGCCGACGGCAGCCTTGCACCGGTGCGGGTCAATGCCGGTGGGAGTGCGGAAATTTCCGTGCCGCTGGTAGGCACGGGCGGTATCGAGAAGCTTGATTCCGGCACGCTGGTATTGAGCGGTGCCAACACCTACAGCGGTGGCACCACCGTCAGCGGCGGTACGCTGATCGGTAACACCACCAGCCTGCAAGGCAACATCCTCGACAACGCCACGCTGGTGTTCCAGCAGAACGCCAATGGTCAGTTCAACGGGGTCCTCAGCGGTCTCGGGGCGATGGCCAAACGTGGCGCCGGTACCTTGCTGTTGACCGGAGATAACCCGTTCAGCGGTACCGTGTCGGTCGATCAAGGTGTGCTGCAAGTCGGCAGCCGCGCCGCGCGAGCTTCGTTGGGCGCGCAAGTCACCGTGGCCAACGGCGCGGGTCTGAGCGGCAACGGCAGCGTCGGCTCCGTGGTCAACCATGGGGTTGTCGCTTCGGGGGCCGAAGCCGGAACCCTGAGCGTCGCCGGTAACCTGACCAACGCCTCCGACGGTGTGCTGGCGCTGACGGTCAGTTCGCCAACCGCAACGCCACTGGCCGTCGGCGGCACGGCAACGCTGGGTGGCGGGCTGCAAGTGAATTCCCTGGCACCGTTCACCGGCAACACCACGTATTCGCTGATCACCGCGGGCGGTGGTGTTATCGGCACCTTCAGCGCTGCGGACCTGCCGCAATACGCGTTCCTCAACAGCGCACTGGTATATGACGCCAGCGCGGTGAACCTGGTGGTCAGCCGCAATGGCAATTCGTTCGCCGATGTCGCCGCCACCGATAACCAGTTCCGCACCGCCACCGCGCTGTCGAACAACGGCCCGGCAGGTGCGGCGTTGCAGAACGAGATCGTCAACCTCAGTGTCGCCGGTGCGCGTAATGCCTTCGACAGTCTGTCGGGTGAGATCCACGCCAGCACCGCCAGTGCCATCCTCGAGGATTCGCGCTACGTGCGTGACGCGGTCAACGATCGCATGCGCCAACCGTCGTGCAGCGAGGCGGATGATCCACGCCGTGCCCTGGCGCCAAGTGACAACCAACTGAGCAGTAACGGTTGCCACGGTGAAATGGTCGGCTGGGCGCGGGCACTCGGTGCCTGGGGCGAGTCGGATGGCGACAGCAACGCGGCGAAACTCGACCGTAACCTCAGCGGCTTCATGCTCGGCACCGACAAGCAACTCGATGACCAGTGGCGCGTGGGCATGGCCGCCGGTTACACCCGCAGCGATCTCGATGCGCATGATCGTCGCTCGGATGCCACCGTCGAAAGCTACCACCTGGCGGCGTACCTCAACTCGCAGTTCGATGCCTTGGCGGTGCGCCTCGGCGCGGCTTACAGCTGGCACGACATCGAGACCAAACGCAACGTCAGCGTCGGCAGTTACAACGATCGCTTGAAAGCCAACTACGACGCGCGCATCGCCCAAGTGTTCGGTGAAGTCGGTTACGCCATCGACGCTGGCGGCATTGCCCTCGAGCCGTTCGCAGGGCTCGCCTACGTCAACTACGACACCGACAAAGCCAAGGAAAAGGGCGGAGTAGGGCGCCTGGAAGCGGATGCCGATCAAGACATCACTTTCTCGACCCTCGGCGTGCGCGCCGGCAAAGTCATCACCCTGGCCAACGGCGGGCAATTCACCCCTCGCGCGGCCATCGGCTGGCGCCATGCCTTCGGTGACACCAAGCCCGATGCCGACCTGACCTTCATCGACGGCGGCGCCTCGTTTAGCACCCAGGGCGTGCCGATCGCCAAGGACAGCGCCATCGTCGAAGCGGGTGTCGACTTCCAGATCAGCCCGACCGGCAAACTCGGCGTCGGCTACTCCGGCCAACTGTCGAACGACAGCAACGACCACGCGATGACCATCAGCTTCAGCCTTGGCTTCTGA